A region of Pirellulales bacterium DNA encodes the following proteins:
- a CDS encoding alpha/beta fold hydrolase, protein MKRVFARELEFGVVDQGQGSPLLFVHGFPLSHAMWNAQIPVFAADHRVIAPDLRGFGDSVDTDGVVSMEDFADDLAAILDFLNVREPVVLCGLSMGGYIALQFVRKYRQRLRGLVLCDTRASADVPEVVENRMKVARLVIESGTQPVAEAMLPKAFGPKTYAERPEVVEAVRAMMIASDPTGVAAASRGMATRPDMTGLLSTIDVPTLVIVGADDVLTPVDEMRRMAEAIPGAEFRIIPEAGHVTPLENPLGFNAVLAEFLEGMRDER, encoded by the coding sequence ATGAAGCGAGTCTTTGCACGCGAGTTGGAATTTGGCGTCGTCGATCAGGGCCAGGGAAGCCCGCTTCTGTTCGTTCACGGCTTCCCGTTGAGCCACGCCATGTGGAACGCCCAGATTCCGGTGTTCGCGGCCGACCATCGCGTGATCGCGCCCGACCTGCGCGGATTCGGTGACAGCGTCGATACCGACGGCGTGGTGTCGATGGAAGACTTCGCCGACGATCTGGCGGCGATTCTCGACTTCTTGAATGTGCGCGAACCGGTGGTGCTGTGCGGGCTATCGATGGGCGGTTACATCGCATTGCAGTTCGTTCGCAAATACCGGCAGCGGCTGCGCGGGTTGGTGCTGTGCGACACGCGGGCGTCGGCCGACGTGCCCGAAGTCGTCGAAAACCGCATGAAGGTCGCCAGGCTCGTGATCGAAAGCGGCACGCAGCCGGTGGCCGAAGCCATGCTCCCCAAGGCATTTGGGCCGAAGACCTACGCCGAGCGGCCGGAAGTGGTCGAAGCCGTGCGGGCGATGATGATCGCCTCCGATCCGACCGGCGTGGCCGCGGCGTCGCGCGGCATGGCCACGCGGCCCGACATGACCGGCCTGCTCTCGACGATCGACGTTCCCACGTTGGTGATCGTAGGGGCCGACGACGTTCTGACCCCGGTCGACGAGATGCGGCGGATGGCCGAGGCGATTCCGGGGGCGGAATTTCGGATCATTCCCGAGGCGGGGCACGTGACGCCGTTGGAAAACCCATTAGGCTTCAACGCGGTGTTGGCGGAGTTTCTGGAAGGGATGAGAGATGAGAGATGA
- a CDS encoding acyclic terpene utilization AtuA family protein produces the protein MPPSVVTIGNGAGFLGDNLDAPRRLVETARLDYLTLEYLAELTLSILARLREKDPHAGYAEDFLTVLQSLVPPMRAQPGLRLVTNAGGMNPLGCARRAAAILSEAGLADVSLAVVTGDDLLPRLAELERAGCELTNLDTGQPLSSLHEEVVSANAYLGAGEIAAALADGAQMVITGRVADASLTVGPAMHHFGWRWDDWPRLAGASVAGHLIECGSQATGGFYSHWNEIELADVGYPIAEIAEDATCVLTKPAGSGGRVNRETVTEQLVYEIGDPAHYLTPDVDLDFTTVEVDDLGGDRVAVRGTTGRPAPEQYKVSLTYRGGYFASGQMLCYGRDAVKKARSCAAVVLARLRAAGYDLDESHVECLGAGEAVPGVPPPPADLREVMLRLTVRDRRREAVERFTREFAPLTTSGPAGLAGYASGRPQVRPVLAYWPALVPKELVSPRHETRSAAEWCQSARGKQ, from the coding sequence ATGCCTCCTTCTGTCGTAACCATTGGCAACGGCGCCGGCTTCTTGGGAGACAATCTCGATGCGCCCCGGCGACTGGTCGAAACGGCGAGGCTCGATTACCTCACGCTCGAGTATCTGGCCGAGCTGACGCTGTCGATTCTGGCCAGGTTGCGCGAAAAAGACCCCCACGCCGGCTATGCGGAAGATTTTTTGACCGTGTTGCAGTCGCTTGTGCCTCCAATGCGGGCCCAGCCTGGCTTGCGACTTGTGACCAACGCCGGCGGCATGAATCCCTTGGGCTGTGCGCGTCGGGCCGCGGCAATTCTGAGCGAAGCAGGACTCGCCGATGTGTCTCTGGCGGTGGTGACGGGCGACGATCTTCTGCCGCGGCTGGCCGAGCTGGAACGTGCCGGCTGCGAGCTGACCAATCTCGATACGGGCCAGCCTCTGTCTTCGCTCCACGAGGAGGTCGTCAGCGCGAATGCTTATCTCGGCGCGGGCGAGATCGCGGCCGCGTTGGCTGACGGGGCGCAAATGGTCATCACAGGCCGAGTCGCCGACGCCTCGCTGACCGTCGGCCCGGCGATGCACCACTTCGGCTGGCGATGGGACGACTGGCCTCGCTTGGCCGGCGCCAGCGTGGCCGGACACCTCATCGAGTGTGGCAGCCAGGCGACGGGCGGTTTTTATTCGCATTGGAACGAGATCGAGCTGGCCGACGTCGGCTATCCGATCGCCGAGATCGCCGAGGACGCTACGTGCGTCCTCACCAAGCCGGCTGGCTCCGGCGGGCGAGTGAATCGAGAAACGGTGACCGAGCAGCTTGTTTACGAAATTGGCGATCCGGCCCATTATCTGACGCCCGACGTCGATCTCGACTTCACGACGGTCGAAGTCGACGACTTGGGCGGCGACCGCGTCGCGGTGCGGGGAACCACGGGGCGGCCCGCGCCGGAGCAGTATAAAGTCTCGCTCACCTACCGCGGCGGCTACTTCGCCAGCGGACAGATGCTCTGTTACGGCCGCGACGCAGTGAAGAAAGCCCGCAGTTGCGCGGCGGTGGTTCTCGCCAGGTTGCGTGCCGCCGGCTACGATCTGGATGAATCGCACGTGGAATGTCTGGGGGCGGGCGAGGCCGTACCGGGCGTGCCGCCGCCGCCCGCCGATCTGCGCGAGGTGATGTTGCGGTTGACCGTTCGCGACCGCAGGCGCGAGGCGGTCGAGCGGTTTACGCGCGAGTTCGCTCCCTTGACCACCAGCGGCCCGGCCGGCCTGGCCGGTTATGCCAGCGGCCGGCCGCAAGTCCGCCCCGTTCTCGCCTACTGGCCCGCTCTCGTACCCAAGGAGCTTGTTTCGCCGCGGCACGAAACTCGTTCGGCCGCCGAGTGGTGTCAGTCCGCGCGTGGGAAGCAATGA
- a CDS encoding helix-turn-helix transcriptional regulator: MIDPSAVQTVTLTGERFVILPEAEYLRLLGEQAGPELPGPDAQGRYPAVEAARVVLARKLIRARRALGWSQAELARRADVRVETLNRLEHGKHSPNVATVDKLSRALRAGEAKQAKAARGKEKASKVK, from the coding sequence ATGATTGACCCGTCGGCCGTGCAAACGGTAACGCTCACGGGCGAGCGGTTTGTGATTCTGCCCGAAGCCGAGTATCTGCGGTTGCTGGGCGAACAGGCCGGACCGGAGTTGCCGGGGCCGGACGCGCAGGGGCGTTACCCGGCCGTGGAAGCGGCGCGGGTGGTTTTGGCCCGCAAACTGATTCGCGCCCGCCGCGCGTTGGGTTGGTCGCAAGCCGAGTTGGCCCGCCGGGCGGACGTGCGCGTGGAAACGCTCAACCGGCTGGAACACGGCAAGCATTCGCCCAACGTAGCGACGGTAGACAAGCTAAGCCGGGCGCTGCGGGCCGGCGAAGCGAAACAAGCCAAAGCCGCGCGTGGCAAAGAGAAAGCGAGCAAGGTAAAGTAA
- a CDS encoding type II toxin-antitoxin system RelE/ParE family toxin: MVLPDALAQLDELPDKIVARVTRILERLRNWPDVSGAKPLRGELAGRWRLRTGDYRVQFYVERGKPAQGEQPAEPDTVVVEKIGHRDGFYDE; encoded by the coding sequence ATGGTTCTGCCGGACGCTCTGGCGCAGTTGGACGAGCTGCCCGACAAGATCGTCGCCCGCGTGACGCGCATCTTGGAGCGGTTACGCAACTGGCCCGACGTGAGCGGCGCGAAGCCGTTGCGAGGAGAACTGGCCGGCCGCTGGCGGCTGCGGACGGGCGATTATCGCGTCCAGTTTTACGTCGAGCGCGGCAAGCCGGCCCAGGGCGAGCAACCGGCCGAGCCGGACACCGTGGTTGTGGAGAAGATCGGCCACCGCGACGGCTTTTATGACGAGTGA
- a CDS encoding phosphatase PAP2 family protein, whose translation MAVQTIPIVAQHASSDDGGRPQIAGGWRMWLLPAVSLIVLAGAALAIDMPVAQWAHGRNYPRLVRELMSLAEAFGHGVGVTLALVTVYTLDPLRRRLLPRTVLVVLAGGCGANLLKLLISRSRPSATELASVEGWQTFAAWLPFGRNGSAWQSFPSAHTATAVALALTLAMLYPRGKLLFAVFALAVGVQRVLGSAHYPSDVLAGAAVGWFCAVGILRRGKMRN comes from the coding sequence ATGGCTGTTCAAACGATTCCGATCGTCGCCCAGCATGCATCTTCTGACGACGGCGGCCGCCCGCAGATTGCCGGCGGCTGGCGAATGTGGCTGCTGCCGGCGGTCTCACTGATCGTGTTGGCCGGCGCGGCGCTGGCCATCGACATGCCGGTGGCGCAGTGGGCACACGGCCGCAACTACCCGCGGCTGGTTCGCGAGTTGATGAGCCTGGCCGAAGCGTTCGGGCACGGAGTCGGGGTCACTCTGGCGTTGGTGACGGTCTACACCCTCGATCCGCTGCGCCGCCGCCTGCTGCCCCGCACAGTGCTCGTGGTCTTGGCGGGCGGCTGCGGCGCAAACCTGCTGAAGTTGCTTATCTCCCGCAGTCGTCCGAGTGCGACCGAGTTGGCAAGCGTAGAGGGCTGGCAAACGTTCGCGGCCTGGCTGCCGTTTGGCCGCAACGGCAGCGCCTGGCAAAGCTTTCCTTCGGCGCACACGGCGACGGCGGTCGCGCTGGCTCTCACGCTCGCCATGCTTTATCCGCGAGGCAAATTGTTGTTCGCCGTCTTCGCCCTGGCGGTGGGTGTGCAGCGAGTTTTGGGCAGCGCCCACTACCCCAGCGACGTTCTGGCCGGGGCCGCCGTGGGCTGGTTTTGCGCGGTCGGCATCTTGCGGCGTGGCAAGATGCGGAATTAG
- a CDS encoding glycosyltransferase family 39 protein: protein MQSPARQQLLLIIAATLIFFVNLGGAHLWDDDEPKNAQCAREMLDRGDWVVPTFNGELRPDKPVLVYWLMMSAYQAFGDNEFAARFWSAVAAIGTTLATYHLGRTLFNARVAFWAGWIVASSLMFVVAGRAATPDSLMILCTTAAMLAFVRATWGASTTLAGANRLSDFVPRSWLGMAATYACIALGVLAKGPVALVLPTLVLLVYLVAVRRRLTGSHAGGNETSSCLNDLRMLRFFSPAAWCVAGWKLRPLTALLMLTLIALPWYLAVGFKTDGDWLAGFFGHHNVGRFLSPMEGHHGPFFYYVLAIAFGFFPWTIFLPQALMRAGRKLRGDPAWAAYLFVICWAGVWTVFFSFSGTKLPSYVTPAYPALALIAATWIDAWLAEPHKVNRWVLRQSLASLIVVGIAAIVLLPILALYVLPGEAVLGVVGLVLAVGGSAALAWAVRRPDRAAMCLAATSLAFMLSLFGFAAVRASHHQNGAALIRSLRANSLNPQFAAFDFAVPGLVYYAQSRVPQYKHADDAVRYLQSSPRALVITYTRGYEELRPLLPPDVTVVASQRRFLRRSEVIVLGHAGAAAHRTAARAVRP from the coding sequence ATGCAATCCCCGGCCCGCCAGCAGTTGCTGCTCATCATCGCCGCCACGTTGATCTTCTTTGTCAACTTGGGCGGCGCCCATTTGTGGGACGACGACGAGCCGAAGAACGCGCAATGCGCCCGCGAGATGCTGGACCGGGGCGATTGGGTCGTCCCCACGTTCAACGGCGAGTTGCGGCCCGACAAGCCCGTGCTCGTCTATTGGCTGATGATGTCGGCCTACCAGGCGTTTGGCGACAACGAATTCGCGGCCCGTTTTTGGTCGGCGGTGGCAGCCATCGGCACCACGCTGGCCACTTACCACCTCGGCAGAACGCTGTTTAACGCCAGGGTCGCGTTTTGGGCCGGTTGGATTGTGGCCAGCTCGCTGATGTTCGTCGTCGCCGGCCGCGCCGCCACGCCCGACTCGCTCATGATCCTGTGTACCACGGCGGCAATGCTGGCATTTGTCCGTGCGACGTGGGGAGCCAGCACCACGTTGGCCGGCGCCAACCGGCTGAGCGACTTCGTGCCCCGCTCGTGGCTGGGGATGGCCGCCACGTATGCCTGCATCGCCTTGGGCGTGTTGGCCAAGGGGCCGGTGGCGCTGGTGTTGCCCACGCTGGTGCTGCTCGTGTATCTGGTCGCGGTCCGGCGGCGATTGACGGGGTCGCACGCGGGCGGGAATGAGACGTCTTCTTGTCTCAACGACCTCCGCATGTTGAGGTTCTTTTCGCCGGCCGCCTGGTGCGTCGCCGGTTGGAAACTACGGCCGCTGACCGCCCTGCTGATGCTGACCCTGATCGCCTTGCCTTGGTACCTCGCAGTCGGCTTCAAGACGGATGGCGACTGGCTGGCGGGCTTTTTCGGCCACCACAACGTGGGCCGTTTTCTCAGCCCGATGGAAGGACATCACGGACCGTTCTTTTATTACGTGCTGGCCATCGCCTTCGGGTTCTTCCCTTGGACCATCTTTCTGCCCCAGGCGCTCATGCGCGCCGGCCGCAAGTTGCGCGGCGACCCGGCCTGGGCGGCGTACCTGTTTGTGATCTGCTGGGCAGGCGTTTGGACGGTTTTCTTCTCCTTTTCCGGAACGAAGCTTCCCAGTTACGTCACGCCCGCCTATCCGGCGTTGGCCCTGATCGCGGCCACCTGGATCGACGCCTGGCTCGCCGAGCCGCACAAGGTGAACCGGTGGGTATTGCGGCAGAGCTTGGCTTCGCTGATTGTTGTCGGTATCGCGGCGATCGTGCTGTTGCCCATCCTGGCCCTTTACGTTTTGCCCGGCGAAGCGGTCTTGGGCGTCGTCGGCCTGGTGCTGGCGGTGGGAGGTTCAGCGGCGCTGGCGTGGGCGGTGCGGCGGCCGGACCGTGCGGCGATGTGCCTGGCGGCCACGTCGCTGGCGTTCATGCTGTCGCTGTTCGGTTTCGCCGCCGTGCGGGCCAGCCACCATCAAAACGGCGCCGCGCTCATCCGCTCATTGCGGGCAAACAGCCTGAATCCGCAGTTTGCCGCCTTCGATTTTGCCGTGCCGGGCCTCGTTTATTACGCCCAGAGCCGGGTGCCGCAGTATAAGCACGCCGACGACGCCGTCCGATATTTGCAAAGCTCGCCACGGGCATTGGTGATCACCTATACGCGCGGCTATGAAGAATTGCGTCCGTTGCTGCCTCCCGATGTGACCGTGGTGGCCAGCCAGCGGCGGTTTCTGCGTCGTAGCGAAGTGATTGTGTTGGGCCATGCCGGGGCGGCCGCCCACCGCACGGCCGCGAGGGCGGTTCGGCCATGA